TCGACCGGTCGGGCCGGAAGGTGACCCTGTGGACGCGCAACGAGAAGGTGGTCGAGGAGATCCGGCAGACCGGTGAGAACAAGACCTATCTGGCCGGACACCGCCTGCCGCCATCAATTTCCGCCACCACAGATCGCGGCGTGCTGGCCGATGGCGATGCCGTTCTGGGCGTGGTGCCGACCCAGCATCTGCGGGCAGAGATGGAGAGACTGCGCGAAGCGGCCGGCCAGCGGCCCTTGCCAATCGCGCTGTGCTGCAAGGGGATCGAGCAGCGATCCGGCCTGCTGCCGCATCGGGTCATGGCCGAGGTCTGGCCCGAGGCGCAGGTGAGTATTCTATCGGGCCCGAGTTTCGCCGCAGATGTCGCAGCGGGTCTGCCGACCGCCGTGACGCTCGCCGATGAGGACGAGGCGCGGGGCTATCGCTGGCTCGAGACGCTAGGGACGCCCGCCTTCCGTCCTTATCTCACCGACGACCTGAGCGGCGTTGCCATTGGTGCGGCGGTCAAGAATGTGCTCGCCATTGCGTGCGGCATTGTCGATGGCCGGGGCTATGGAGAGAGCGCGCGGGCTGCACTGATGACGCGAGGCTTTGCGGAATGTCTGCGCTTTGCGGACTCCCAAGGCGCGCGGAGCTCCACCCTGCACGGTATGTCTGGTCTGGGAGACATCATCCTGACCTGCTCGTCGAGACAGTCCCGCAACATGTCGCTGGGCTATGAAATCGGGCGGGGGCAGTCCGCTGCGGCAATCGTGGCCAACCGGCAGACGGTGGCGGAGGGCGCTGCGACCGCACCCATCCTCGTTGCTCTTGCAGAAAAAGCCGGGGTCGACATGCCGATCGCCAGTGCGGTGGCGGCGCTCGTGTCGGGCAAGGCCGATATCGACGAGACGATCAACGCCCTGCTCAACCGCCCACTGAAAATGGAGCATCACTGACGCGCGCCTTGCGGGGGCGCGTCTCGCTTGAGTCAGACAGGCTGATCAGCGCGTCGTGCCGCGCAGGCTGTTGAAATAGCCTCGGCAGGTATTGGGCGTTGAAGGCGCCTGCTGGCCATTGGCCCAGCCCCAGGTCCAAGCATTGGAGCCATCGCGCCCGAGGCGCTGGGTGCAGGCAGAAAACCCGCCTTTATATTCAATGCTTTCGATGGAGCGGGGGCTGTCGCCGTAAAAATAGGCCTGTTCGTAACAGGTGCAGATGTCCTGATCCCGGTTGCCGGTAAAGACGATGCCGCCACTGCTGGCGCTGGGCGTCCCAGCAAAGCCGCCAGAGGGATCGACGGGACGACTGCTGCCGTCATCCTTGAACACGACCATGAGAACCGCCAGCGCGACGGCCATCAACAAAATGCCGGCAAACAGACTTTCAGTTTTTCCCATGGGTCAGGTCCCCCGCATAACCATTTGTTAAAGCCTAGCCGCCCGACGCCGGATCGCCAAGAGGTTTCGCGGCGCGGATCGGCTGGGCAGAGCAGGTGGCCTCCGACTGTGCCTTGGAAGCCCCAATGGTTTGATCCAATTTGATGAAAATCCAACGCTCGGCCTTAGCACGATCGCAGGCTTACCGCCCTAAAAACACGCTCGGAGAGAGTCCTGCCATCAGGGAAATTCGGATTGACCGTCCAGTTTGATTCAGACGTCCGCTATCGTGACTCCGTCACGCAGGCGGACCCAAAGCGTTGGGCCTGGTTTGCAGGCGGCTTGTGGGTGTTCGCCATGCCCTTCATTGCAATGGCGATCTATTTTCTGAATGACGGTGCGCTGTGGACGGTCTTTATCCTGCCGGTTCACACCTTCGTCCTCATTCCGTTGATCGATTTCCTGGTCGGCGAGGACCTGACCAATGTCGATGCCGGGGACGTGAACCGTCTTGCCGCTGACCCCTTTTACATGCGCATCGCGCATATCCTTGTCGTCAGCGGTCATATCTCGGTGATAGGCGGTATTGGCTTCATCGCGACCCAGTCGCTGCCGATCTGGGCGATTGCGGTGCTGACCTTCGGTCTCGGCGTGGCAAGCGCCAGCCTGATCAATCTCGCCCATGAACTGGGTCATAAGACCCGGCCCATTGATCAGCTGATGGCACGCCTGTCGCTGGCTGGCGTGGGCTATGGGCATTTCTGCATTTCCCACAATCAGGGGCACCACATCCATGTCTCGACTCCGGAAGATTCCGCGTCGTCCCGGATGGGAGAAAATGTTTATCAGTTTGCCCTGCGCGAAATCCCCGCTGCCATCACCGGCGCATGGCGCATCGAAGCCCGTCGCCTTCGGCGCAAGGGCATGGCCGTCTGGTCGTGCCATAATCGTATCTTGATGACCCACGCCGTGACCCTGTCCATCATGGCGGTACTGACCGCCCTTTGGGGCTGGGTCGTCCTGCCCATCATGGTGGTCCACCATTTTGTCGCCTGGTCGGTTCTGACCTGCGTCAATTATATCGAGCACTACGGTCTGTTACGGCAGAAGCTCGATGATGGGCGCTACGAGCCCTGCCAGCCGCATCACAGTTGGAACACGAACCATATTGTGTCGAACGTGCTGCAGATTCATCTGCAGCGACATTCTGACCATCACGCCAATCCGATGCGCCCATACCAGACCCTGCGTAATTTCCCGGACCTGCCGCGCCTGCCATCAGGGTATCCGGGCTGCCTGGTCTTGAGTTCCATCCCGCCTCTGTGGTTCGCCGTGATGGACCCGAAAGTCATGGCTTGGGCGGATGGAGACCTGTCGCGCGTCAACATTCATGAGCCCGCGCGGAAAAGGCTGGAGCGTCGTTGGGCACATCCCACGCCGACACCGGTCAGCACGGCAATCAATCCCGCCTTGCGATAATTCAGGGGGCGGATTGTGCCAGTTCGGCCTTGCGCCGGTCGCTCGCCCGCTGCTTGACACTGTCGGACTTCAGCTGCCCGCAGGCCGCCGCAATATCCCGACCTCGCGGTGTGCGGATAGGTGAGGCATAGCCTGCATCGTTTACGATCTCGGCAAACTGCTCGATACGCTCCCATGAGCTGCACTGATAAGGGCTGCCGGGCCATGGATTGAACGGGATCAGATTGATCTTGGCGGGAATGCCTTTGAGCAGGCGGACCAGTTCGCGCGCCTCTTCATCGCTGTCATTCACGCCGTCCAGCATGACATACTCAAAAGTGATGCGCCGTGCATTGGAGGTACCCGGATAATCGCGGCATGCCTGAAGCAGGTCTTTCAGCGGCCATTTCCTGTTGATCGGTACCAGCTCATCGCGCAGCTTGTCATTGGTGGCGTGCAGGGAAATGGCCAGCATGGCCTCGGTCCGCTCTCCCAGCGCGTGCATCTGGTTCACAACTCCGGACGTGGAGACCGTGATCCGGCGGCGGGAAATGGCAATGCCTTCTCCGTCCGAGATGATGTCGATCGCACTCGCGACACTGTCGAGCGCATAGAGCGGCTCACCCATCCCCATGAAGACGATGTTGGACAGCTTGCGCTCATCCTTGCCTGAGGGCCATTCCTCAATATCGTCCTTGCACACCAGAACCTGCGCAACGATTTCTTCTGCGGTCAGATTGCGGACCAGCGCCTGAGTGCCGGTGTGACAGAAGGTGCAGTTGAGGGTGCAGCCGACCTGCGACGAGACGCACAGGGCGCCGGCGCGACCGACGCCGGGGATGAAGACGCTCTCCACTTCAATGCCCGGACCCATACGGAGCAGATATTTGCGAGTGCCGTCGGAGGAGACCTGACGCTCGATGATTTCGGGCCGGGAAATATCGTAGAGCCGCGCCATCTTCTCGCGCATCGGCTTGGCGATATTGGTCATGTCCTCAAACGCCGTGGCGCCGTGGCTGTAGAGCCAGCCCCAGACCTGGGTCGCGCGCATGCGTGCCGGCTTTTTCTCCAGCCCCAGATCGTCCGCCAGACGGCTGGCGAGCTCATCCCGCGTCAGACCGACAAGGCTCGGACGGCGGGTCAGCGAAGGCGGGCGTTGATCGATCAGAGTGGTCACGGCGACGGCACATTTCGGTTGTGGAAAAGAGAGGCCCCATACCGCATCGGGGCCTCCTTGTGAACAAGCGCCCGGATTAGCGTTGCTTTATGCCAAAGCCGATCCGCACCCATGGAATCCGCCGCAGGATCTCATAGCCCAGCGCACAGCCAAGGGCGGTGGCGCCGGTAACAAGCAGGAACTCGGTCCAGACACCCAGGCCCTGACGGGTCAGCCAGTATCCGGCCGACACGGTGATCGTCTGGTGCAGGATGTAATAACAGAACACTGCGCCGGTCAGATAGCGGAGGACGGCGGATGGCCGGTTCAGAAATCGCTGCGCCAGTCCGAGCAGGGTCAGGATCGATAGCCATGCATAGTAGGTCTCAACCGTCTCCCAGCTCGGGCCGACGATGGGCGCCAAGGCACTGTGCTGCATCCAGACCTTCCAGGCGTCGATGACCCAAAGCCGATAGGCCAGCAGAATGACGACCGCGGCCGCCGTGACCGGCCAGACCCGCCCGATGACGCGCCAGAAGCCGTCGTTCTTTGCGACCATGTAACCGAGCAGCAGGATAGTCAGGCTGTGGGCATGGTTGGCCCAGTCTTCGGTCAGATTATGCGTTGTCGGGAAAAGGGGGTTCAGCAGATAGGTATAAAGGACAAACGGGATCGCCGTCAGAAAGATGACCCTGAGATTGCTGGCGAAAAACCATGTGAGAGCGCGGCTGTTCGCGATCCGGCGTAAAAGCGGGAAAAACGGCGCCAGCAGCAGCCCGTAGACAAACAGATAGACCACGTACCAGAGATGGTTCCAGGTGGGCGTGGAGATACCGTAGGACTCATCTTCTGCAAGATAGCCGGAATAGAACGCGCCGAACCCAGGCTCGATAATATCGGCCTGGCGCAGCTGAAAGTAACTTTGCGGAGCCACGACAAAAAACATGCCGACCACGATCGGGATGAAGAGCCGGAAACTGCGGGACGCCGTAAAGGTCGTGATCTTCTGCTTGTCGGAGGCAAAGCGGATGGCAATACCGGAGATGAAGAACAACAGGGCCAGTCGCCATGGATTGATGACAACCATGAGCGGCTGCGCCGCCGAAGACATGTGCACGCTTTTCACATGCCAGTTCCACGTCACGTAGAACATGCCGACGTGATAGAAGATCAGCAGACCGAAGGCGATGACCCGTAGCCAGTCGAGGTCGTACCGGCGACTGTTTGACGGTTGGGCGGTGTCCAGGGGCAGGGTCATGGGCGCTCTCTTGCATAACGAATGACCTGTGATCGCAGCGCGCCTGCGCCAGCACCATAAAGCGGTGACAATGGGCGGAGCGGCGGGTCAAAACAGACGCTCCGGGGCCGAATGGCGGCGGAGTGGGACGAAAACGATGCAAAATCCTTGTGGCGTCTGCGCCCGGAGCGCTACGGGGACCTGATGGAGATGCGTTCTGATCCTAATCGCGAAGACCGCCACACTGATCGCGTCACCTTCCTTTGGTTGACCGGATTCATGTTGCTGTCGCTGGTGATCAGGATCCTTTCCTACAGTACCGAATTTGAACGCACCGATGGCGTGGGCATGGTACCGGTCGGTCACGTCGTCATTTTTGAGACGTCCAGTACACTCGTCCTGATCGCCCTGATCCCGATGGTCGCTGCATTGTTATCGCGCGCGTCGCCGGGACAGCATGGCACAACGCGTGTTGCGCTGGTGCATGTGGCAGGGGTGACGGCCTATTCTCTCATCCATGTTCTGTGCATGGCGGCATTGCGAAAATTGTCGTTCGCGGCGTTTGGCCTGGGGCAGTATGATTTCATGGATGCGTCAGCGCCATTGCGGGAATTCATCTATGAGTATCGCAAGGACATCTTCAGCTACCTGCTGACCGCGATGTTCCTGTTGATGTCGCGCCAATTGGCCGAGCAGCGGCGTGAATTGGCCACCATCCGGCAAGAGGCGCGGTCGACCCAGCGGCTCGCGCTCAAATCCGGTGGCCAGACCCATTGGATCGACGGCCAGTCCGTCCGGTACGTCAAAGCCGCCGGCAATTATGTCGAGGTCCATGCTGCCGGCGCACCGGTTCTCGCCCGAACGACGTTGAATGCGATCGAGCAGACCCTGCGCGATGCGGGTGTCGGGGCGGTGCGTCTGCACCGGTCCTATGTCGTCAATCGCGCCCTTATCCGCCGGACCGTGCCGAACGGTGAAGGGGATTTGCAGGTGGAACTGGACTGCGGTGCTGTTATCCCATGCAGCCGGCGGTATCGCGAGCAGCTGGACGCCCCAGTGGCGGCCTGAATTGTTCAGGCCGCACGGTGGGCTGTCTGACGGGCCCGAGGGCAGTCATCGTCAATCGTGAAAGCACTGACCAGGTTCGACAGGGCTTCCATGTCTTCACGCAGCTTATTGGTCACCCCGGTTGAATCATCGACCATGGACACAAATTGCTGGGTGATCTGATCAAGGCTGCGCACGCCTGCCGTGACGTCGGTCAGGGCAGAGGACTGCTCCCGCGAGGCGAGTGCTGTCTGTTCAAAGACACCGCCGAACTGGCTCACCGCCGTGACGATGGAGTCGAGCTCACCGCGGGCCTTGTCAAACAGAGTGCTGCCCGCGTCGACCTGCTGGGCGCTTCGATCGATCAAGGTACCAATTTCTTTGGCGGCATCGCTGGCACGCTTGGCCAGATCGCGAACTTCTTGCGCCACGACGGCAAAGCCGCGGCCTGCTTCACCTGCGCGTGCCGCTTCGACACCAGCATTAAGGGCAAGCAGGCTGGTCTGGAACGAGATTTCGTCAATCATCGAAATGATCTTGGTGATTTGATCAGAAGACGATTTGATCCCGGCCATGGCTTCACCGGCCTGGTCCATCACTTCCCGGGTCCGGCTGGCATTGCTCACCGTTTTCCTGACACCGATCGAAGCGTCACCGACCGAGGTCGAGGTGCGGGAGACCGTCTCCGCGATTTCTTCAAGGGATGCAGAGGTTTCCTCGACCGTTGCGGCCTGGTTGGCGGTGCGTTTGGCAATCGAGCCTGCGACCGTGGAGAGGTGATCCGTCGCCGACGCGATCCGGCCGGTCTGATCGATGATATTGTGAACAAGATTGCTCAGCATTTCGGCGGCTTTGTTGAAATCGACGCGCAGGCTTTCATTGGCAGGGTCAAATTCATCCGCAATGCGCACGGTCAGATCACCCGATGAAAGGCGGGTCAGGGCGTTTCGCAGGGATCCGACGGCGAAGGCTTGCGCTTCACCCTGTTCTTCAAGCTGCCGCTGTGAGGATGTCGCCTTGGCCATTGCTTCGCGGGCGGACTGTTCGGCTTCGCTTGCCTTGCGGGCATCCTCTCTTGCCTGTTCAGAGGCGGCGTTGGCCATGGCCTCGGCTTTCCCGGCACGCTCTGCATCCTGTTTGGCCAGACGTTCCGCATCGGCCGCCGCAAGGCGTGCTGCAATGGCTTTCTCAGCCTGATGATCGGCATCCACTTTCGAGGCATGAGCTTCATCAAGGGTACGGGTCATGGTGTGCGTGACCCAAACCAGCACGCCCGTCTCGGCGACAACCACGACTGCATGCAAGAGAACGCGGGGCAGGCTTGCCGCACCGGGGAACACCCACGCGGGCAGCGCAAAATTCAGTACCAGGTGATGCACAGCCGTCACGGCTGCTGCCATCAGTACACAGCGCCAGTCGAGCAGGGCGCAGGTGACGGCAACGGCTGCAAAGAAATACATATGCATGTCGATCTGCCAAGGGTGGCCTGCAAAGTCGAAGACAAGCAGGGCGGCCTGCAGCGCATAGCCGGCTGCAACCGTCAGACGACCCACCGTTCCGGTCTTGTCACTCTGCACCGCCAGCCAGCCCGTGGCTGCAATTGCAAAACTCATCCCGGCGGCCAGATGTGTCGTCTCGGACCCAATAACCATCCCGGCAATCAGCAGCATGGGGACATGAACAAACTGACCATAGGTCAGGAGCATCAGCGATTTGCGGCGGAGGATTTCAAGCGGTGTCATAGAGGGTCTCCAATCCGTGGATCACGGACGAATTTGGAATCGGCCGACGTTAAGGGCGGGGTTGGTCTTGCTGTGCGGCGGGCGCACAGGGAGGGGGTGGCATTCAGCGCCATGACGGCGCCCGGAGGCCTGTATTGTTGGTCGCGGCTGACATGATCGCGCCAGACCAGAATGCTGTTCGCAACGGGACCGCGGCCCAGAAACGCCGCGTCGCTAGTGACGGCGTGGGTCAGCATGGCGTTGAGCGGCGTCCCTGCCGGATAAATGATCAGCGTCGGCCCCTCTGATCGGGGCAGCAGCGAATGCATCACCAGAACGCTCAGCGTCAGGCAGACCATCGTGATAGGTAATGCAAAGCGACGCACGGCTTGAACTTTCCAACCAAGTTGGGTCCAAGCCTACAGTGATGATCTTAATATATAGGATAATGGGCAGGATGAATGGGGCGGCCTAGGCGGCGCTGTCATCCGGCTCATATTCAAGGATGTCGCCAGGCTGGCAGTTCAGCGTCTGGCAGATGGCCTCAAGGGTCGAAAATCGGACGGCTTTTGCCTTCCCGGTTTTCAGGATCGAAAGATTGGCAATTGTGACGCCCACCTGATCGGACAGTTCGGTCAGAGACATGCGTCTCTCGAGCAGCATCCGGTCCAGCTTCACATTTATGGCCATTGGTCGCGACTGTTCCCGGATCCGTGTGACAAACAGCATGGGGCATTTTCTGCCATGATACTGCTTTTGATCGCCCAAAATGCGCCTGTTTGGCAGGCAAGTGCAACATCGGTCAGATGTCAGCCCTGCCCTTCCTGCCAAACCGCACGTGCAGAGCGCGGACGTCACTACACGATCAGGCTGAAGTCGGCTACTGCTGTGCCAAGACCCAGTAGAATAAAACTGACGCCAACACCCGCGACAAGCGCGGACAGAACCGACCCAAAACGCGAAGTAGACATTTTAATTTCCCTTTCTCGGTGTACGAAACCGAACGGCTTCGTTGAATAACGATATGGATATGTCGAAAAGCGATACAAGATCAGGATTGAGAAATGCCGGTGGAAAATGTTGTTCGACTGCAAAGCGGCCAGAAACTCGTTCTTGCCACCCATAATGCGGGCAAGGTGCGTGAATTTCAGCGGATGATGGGTGAAGAGGTGCACATTGTCTCTGCCGAGGAACTCGGGCTCGCCGAGCCGGAAGAGACCGGCACGACCTTTGTGGATAACGCCCTTCTGAAGGCAAAGGCGGCGGCAACGGCCAGCGGGCTGGTCTCCATGGCGGATGATTCAGGTCTCGCCGTGGCGGGGCTGGGGGGCGAGCCGGGCATCTATTCCGCGCGCTGGGCGGGGCCGGGCAAGGACTACGCCCAGGCCTTTGCCCGTATTGCCGACGAATTGGCCGGGCGGCATGTCAAAGCGCCTTTCAATGCCGCTTTCGTCTGCGTTCTTGCTGTCGTCACCCCGGACGGAGACCAACTGGTGGCCGAAGGGCGGGTTGACGGCACGCTCGTTTTTCCGCCGCGCGGCGAGGCGGGGTTCGGCTATGACTCCATCTTCGTGCCGGAGGGCGCCGAGAAGACCTTTGCCGAAATGGCGCCGGACGACAAAGCGGCCTATTCTCACCGTGCACGGGCCTGGCGCATCATGGCACCGCAACTGATGCCCGAGGTCGGCCAGTGAGTGTTCGCACCGGGGTCTATCTGCACTGGCCCTATTGCGCGCGCATCTGTCCGTACTGTGACTTTAACGTCGTGAAGGCGCGCGACATCGACATGCATCGATGGCAGCGCGCGCTGACCGAAGATATCCGGTACTGGCGTGATCGGCTTGG
This genomic stretch from Parvularcula sp. LCG005 harbors:
- a CDS encoding NAD(P)H-dependent glycerol-3-phosphate dehydrogenase, whose amino-acid sequence is MSTSTQPFHHCVVVGAGAFGTALAILLDRSGRKVTLWTRNEKVVEEIRQTGENKTYLAGHRLPPSISATTDRGVLADGDAVLGVVPTQHLRAEMERLREAAGQRPLPIALCCKGIEQRSGLLPHRVMAEVWPEAQVSILSGPSFAADVAAGLPTAVTLADEDEARGYRWLETLGTPAFRPYLTDDLSGVAIGAAVKNVLAIACGIVDGRGYGESARAALMTRGFAECLRFADSQGARSSTLHGMSGLGDIILTCSSRQSRNMSLGYEIGRGQSAAAIVANRQTVAEGAATAPILVALAEKAGVDMPIASAVAALVSGKADIDETINALLNRPLKMEHH
- a CDS encoding alkane 1-monooxygenase; this encodes MTVQFDSDVRYRDSVTQADPKRWAWFAGGLWVFAMPFIAMAIYFLNDGALWTVFILPVHTFVLIPLIDFLVGEDLTNVDAGDVNRLAADPFYMRIAHILVVSGHISVIGGIGFIATQSLPIWAIAVLTFGLGVASASLINLAHELGHKTRPIDQLMARLSLAGVGYGHFCISHNQGHHIHVSTPEDSASSRMGENVYQFALREIPAAITGAWRIEARRLRRKGMAVWSCHNRILMTHAVTLSIMAVLTALWGWVVLPIMVVHHFVAWSVLTCVNYIEHYGLLRQKLDDGRYEPCQPHHSWNTNHIVSNVLQIHLQRHSDHHANPMRPYQTLRNFPDLPRLPSGYPGCLVLSSIPPLWFAVMDPKVMAWADGDLSRVNIHEPARKRLERRWAHPTPTPVSTAINPALR
- the rlmN gene encoding 23S rRNA (adenine(2503)-C(2))-methyltransferase RlmN; its protein translation is MTTLIDQRPPSLTRRPSLVGLTRDELASRLADDLGLEKKPARMRATQVWGWLYSHGATAFEDMTNIAKPMREKMARLYDISRPEIIERQVSSDGTRKYLLRMGPGIEVESVFIPGVGRAGALCVSSQVGCTLNCTFCHTGTQALVRNLTAEEIVAQVLVCKDDIEEWPSGKDERKLSNIVFMGMGEPLYALDSVASAIDIISDGEGIAISRRRITVSTSGVVNQMHALGERTEAMLAISLHATNDKLRDELVPINRKWPLKDLLQACRDYPGTSNARRITFEYVMLDGVNDSDEEARELVRLLKGIPAKINLIPFNPWPGSPYQCSSWERIEQFAEIVNDAGYASPIRTPRGRDIAAACGQLKSDSVKQRASDRRKAELAQSAP
- a CDS encoding acyltransferase family protein, with amino-acid sequence MTLPLDTAQPSNSRRYDLDWLRVIAFGLLIFYHVGMFYVTWNWHVKSVHMSSAAQPLMVVINPWRLALLFFISGIAIRFASDKQKITTFTASRSFRLFIPIVVGMFFVVAPQSYFQLRQADIIEPGFGAFYSGYLAEDESYGISTPTWNHLWYVVYLFVYGLLLAPFFPLLRRIANSRALTWFFASNLRVIFLTAIPFVLYTYLLNPLFPTTHNLTEDWANHAHSLTILLLGYMVAKNDGFWRVIGRVWPVTAAAVVILLAYRLWVIDAWKVWMQHSALAPIVGPSWETVETYYAWLSILTLLGLAQRFLNRPSAVLRYLTGAVFCYYILHQTITVSAGYWLTRQGLGVWTEFLLVTGATALGCALGYEILRRIPWVRIGFGIKQR
- a CDS encoding LytTR family DNA-binding domain-containing protein gives rise to the protein MRSDPNREDRHTDRVTFLWLTGFMLLSLVIRILSYSTEFERTDGVGMVPVGHVVIFETSSTLVLIALIPMVAALLSRASPGQHGTTRVALVHVAGVTAYSLIHVLCMAALRKLSFAAFGLGQYDFMDASAPLREFIYEYRKDIFSYLLTAMFLLMSRQLAEQRRELATIRQEARSTQRLALKSGGQTHWIDGQSVRYVKAAGNYVEVHAAGAPVLARTTLNAIEQTLRDAGVGAVRLHRSYVVNRALIRRTVPNGEGDLQVELDCGAVIPCSRRYREQLDAPVAA
- a CDS encoding methyl-accepting chemotaxis protein, whose amino-acid sequence is MTPLEILRRKSLMLLTYGQFVHVPMLLIAGMVIGSETTHLAAGMSFAIAATGWLAVQSDKTGTVGRLTVAAGYALQAALLVFDFAGHPWQIDMHMYFFAAVAVTCALLDWRCVLMAAAVTAVHHLVLNFALPAWVFPGAASLPRVLLHAVVVVAETGVLVWVTHTMTRTLDEAHASKVDADHQAEKAIAARLAAADAERLAKQDAERAGKAEAMANAASEQAREDARKASEAEQSAREAMAKATSSQRQLEEQGEAQAFAVGSLRNALTRLSSGDLTVRIADEFDPANESLRVDFNKAAEMLSNLVHNIIDQTGRIASATDHLSTVAGSIAKRTANQAATVEETSASLEEIAETVSRTSTSVGDASIGVRKTVSNASRTREVMDQAGEAMAGIKSSSDQITKIISMIDEISFQTSLLALNAGVEAARAGEAGRGFAVVAQEVRDLAKRASDAAKEIGTLIDRSAQQVDAGSTLFDKARGELDSIVTAVSQFGGVFEQTALASREQSSALTDVTAGVRSLDQITQQFVSMVDDSTGVTNKLREDMEALSNLVSAFTIDDDCPRARQTAHRAA
- a CDS encoding helix-turn-helix domain-containing protein, which translates into the protein MAINVKLDRMLLERRMSLTELSDQVGVTIANLSILKTGKAKAVRFSTLEAICQTLNCQPGDILEYEPDDSAA
- the rdgB gene encoding RdgB/HAM1 family non-canonical purine NTP pyrophosphatase gives rise to the protein MPVENVVRLQSGQKLVLATHNAGKVREFQRMMGEEVHIVSAEELGLAEPEETGTTFVDNALLKAKAAATASGLVSMADDSGLAVAGLGGEPGIYSARWAGPGKDYAQAFARIADELAGRHVKAPFNAAFVCVLAVVTPDGDQLVAEGRVDGTLVFPPRGEAGFGYDSIFVPEGAEKTFAEMAPDDKAAYSHRARAWRIMAPQLMPEVGQ